The genomic interval CAACGCCGCACTGCGGGTGGCGTTGCTGGAGGACGACGATCTCCTGCGCGACCGGATCCTGGTGCCCGGGCTGCGGCGGCACGGCCTGGAGGTCACGCCGCTGCGCACCATCCAGGCGCTGTGGACGGCGCTGGAGGGCGAGCGCTTCGACCTGATCGTGCTCGACATCGGCCTGCCGGACGGCGATGGCTTCACCCTGACCCAGCAGCTGCAGTCGCTGCGGCCGGCACTGGGCATCGTCATCCTGAGCGGGCGCGGCGACCACCCCGATCTGCTGCGCGGCCTCAACGAAGGCGCCGATGCCTATCTGGTCAAGCCGGTGCAGATCGAAATACTTGCCGCCACCTTGTTCAGCGTGGCCCGGCGCATGCGCCGCCTGCAGGACCCGCAACCGGCGGCGAGCGAGGAATGGCAGCTGCAGGACGACGGCTGGTGCCTGTTCGCGCCCGACGGCAACGCCGTGCCCCTGACCGGGTCCGAGCGCAAGGTGATGCAGAGCCTGTGGAGCGCGCGCGGGCGACTGGTCACCCGCGACACGCTGGTCGGCACGCTCGGCGGCAACCTCGGCATGGAAATCGACCCGCACCGGCTGGACGCGCTGCTGCACCGGCTGCGGCTGAAGGTGCAGGAGCGCACCGGCATGCCGCTGCCGCTGACCTCGGTGCGCGGCGAAGGTTACCTGTTCAGGCCGCAGGAGCGCTGAGCGCGGCGGCCAGCGGCAGGCGCAGCACGAAGCGGGTTCCCGCGCCCGGCGCGCTGTGCACCTCCAGGCTGCCGCGCGCCTGTTGCGCCATCTCGAAGGCCACCGCCAGCCCCAGCCCAGTGCCCTGCCCGGCCGGCTTGGTGGTGAAGAACGGTTCGAACACCTGGCGCTGCACGTCCGCGCTCATGCCGATGCCGGTATCGGCGATCTCGATGCGCGCGAACGCGTCCTCGCGCAGCAGGCGCATCGCGAAACAGCCGCCGCCCGGCATCGCATCGCGCGCATTGGCGGCGAAGTTGAGCATCGCCAGGTCGAGCTGGCTGCGGTCCAGGAACAGCAGCATCGGTTCGGGCGCCGGCTCCAGTTGCAGCCGCACCGTCGGCCCCAGCAGTTGGCGCAGCATCGGCTGGATGCCGCGCAACGCCTCGTTCGCGTCGAAACGCTCGGGCACGCTCAGTTCGCGCCGGCTGAAGCTGAGCAGCTTGCGGCTGATCGCCACCCCGCGCTGCGCGGCCAGTTCGATGCCCTCCAGCGCCTCGGCCATCGCCAGCGCGTCGCCGTGCGGCTCGAAATCCAGCTCGTGCACGCGGTGGCGCTGCTCGGTGTAGCCGACGATCGCGGCGAGGATGTTGTTGAAGTCGTGCGACACCCCGCTGGCCAGGTGCCCGACCGACTCGATCTTCTGCAGGTGCAACAGCCGCTGCTGCGCCTGCGCGCGCTCGCGCATCTCCACGCGCAGCAGTGCAGCGTTGTGGCGCGCGCGCCGCAGGCTTTCGCGCAGCGCGGCCACGGTGCGGTCGAGCACCAGGGTGATCATCAGGTAGCTCAGCGCCAGCGACGGCAGATTCTGGAACGGGCTGCGGTTGCCGTGCGGATCCTGGCCCCACGGGCTTTCCATGCCCAGCCAGAAGATCAGCGGAATGCACAGGTACACCAGCCACAGCGCGCGACGCCCGATCACCAGCGCGGCCAGGGTCAGCATCATCATCGGATACGGGTCGAAGGCCTGCAGTTGGTAACCGAACGCCAGGTTCGCGGCGACCGCCGAGCACAGCACCACGGCGATGAACGCGGCCGCGGCCTGTTTCAGCAGGCCACGGCGGATCATCCAGATCCCGCCCCAGGCCGCGGCGGCGATCGCCGCGTCGGTGCCGACATCCACCGCCAGCTGCATCGCGCTCATCTCGATGCGCGGTGCGGTCAGCAGGTGGTAGAGCTTGTTGAGCGGGATCTCGCTGCCCAGGAACAGGAACAGCACCTGCAGCGCGGGCGCATTGCGCCGGTCCACCGGGTCGGCGATTGGCACGCGGCGCAACCAGGCCGAGACACGGCGCCAGACCCGCGTGCCCAGGGCAAACGCAGGAATTTGAGATGCGTGTCGCGGCCTGACTCCCATGTCGGTGAGTCTATCGTGAGGATGCCGTGAATTTACGCGCATTGAAGCAGGGGCGCGGCTGTCGCCTTAATCGGCTCCAAACCCGCCGCCCGGAACGCCCTGCGCACCGGCATCAGCCCTGGATCCGACCATGCCTCTTCTGCCTGCCCCGCCGCGTCCGCGCCAGACGCTCGCCCACACTCGCATGCTGCCGCCGCTGTCTTACGGCCTGTTGACCGCCGCAGTGCTGCTCACCCTGGCCCCGCTGGGCGCCGCCGCCGCCGAGGCGCCGGTGGCCCACGCCACCGTGCAGGCGGTGCCGGCCGCGCAGCCTGGGAACACGGCCGCGGCGGACGACGGCACCGCCGACGATCCTTCGCAACCGGTCCAGCCCGGCAGCCAGAACACGCTGAACTACTTCCTCGCCGAGGGCCTGAACGACGGCACCGACAGCGCCAGCGCCGCCGGTCTGCGCGCGGTGGCGATGGGCGCGCGCGCCGATGCGTCCGGCGCCTTCGCCATCGCCATCGGCCACCACACCCTCGCCTCCGACAGCGCGGCCATCGCGATGGGCGATGGCGCGGTGGCCAGCGGCACCTCGGCGATCG from Xanthomonas sp. DAR 34887 carries:
- a CDS encoding response regulator transcription factor; translation: MSRLSDPSGLPTDSTANAALRVALLEDDDLLRDRILVPGLRRHGLEVTPLRTIQALWTALEGERFDLIVLDIGLPDGDGFTLTQQLQSLRPALGIVILSGRGDHPDLLRGLNEGADAYLVKPVQIEILAATLFSVARRMRRLQDPQPAASEEWQLQDDGWCLFAPDGNAVPLTGSERKVMQSLWSARGRLVTRDTLVGTLGGNLGMEIDPHRLDALLHRLRLKVQERTGMPLPLTSVRGEGYLFRPQER
- a CDS encoding sensor histidine kinase, translated to MPIADPVDRRNAPALQVLFLFLGSEIPLNKLYHLLTAPRIEMSAMQLAVDVGTDAAIAAAAWGGIWMIRRGLLKQAAAAFIAVVLCSAVAANLAFGYQLQAFDPYPMMMLTLAALVIGRRALWLVYLCIPLIFWLGMESPWGQDPHGNRSPFQNLPSLALSYLMITLVLDRTVAALRESLRRARHNAALLRVEMRERAQAQQRLLHLQKIESVGHLASGVSHDFNNILAAIVGYTEQRHRVHELDFEPHGDALAMAEALEGIELAAQRGVAISRKLLSFSRRELSVPERFDANEALRGIQPMLRQLLGPTVRLQLEPAPEPMLLFLDRSQLDLAMLNFAANARDAMPGGGCFAMRLLREDAFARIEIADTGIGMSADVQRQVFEPFFTTKPAGQGTGLGLAVAFEMAQQARGSLEVHSAPGAGTRFVLRLPLAAALSAPAA